In the genome of bacterium, one region contains:
- a CDS encoding energy transducer TonB, which yields MNKATYYLDLNNSFLISILIHLIILSLPLYYLPQTVKYVPIVNFTPVEFAVLEPVKTNVLYAKGKKPDIMKEITASRRSASNISPGLNQINRKGTPIDSLKNIEKKDFSRLDILDNKNSKITASKGTSFFPEDRKMSYSSENLSLKGSLDFEAGQKGEGELFAGTGQGDKLNPFSMSSGDDEGEENSFDFGGTIGKRGVRSKPKEKPNPEVDKEVTIMLKFWVTPLGQVFDVVPEKKGDAYLEKTAINYLRKWTFDPLPSNVSQENQWGIIPVRFRKK from the coding sequence ATGAATAAAGCAACCTATTATCTTGATTTGAATAATTCCTTTTTAATTTCAATATTGATCCATCTTATAATATTGTCACTGCCTTTGTATTACCTGCCGCAAACGGTGAAATATGTTCCAATAGTAAATTTTACGCCGGTTGAATTTGCAGTTCTAGAACCGGTAAAAACAAATGTGTTATATGCAAAGGGGAAGAAACCCGATATTATGAAAGAGATAACGGCTTCAAGACGGTCGGCTTCAAATATTTCCCCGGGATTAAACCAAATAAACAGAAAAGGCACACCGATTGATTCTTTAAAAAATATTGAAAAAAAAGATTTCTCCAGACTGGATATTTTGGACAATAAAAACAGTAAAATAACCGCGAGCAAAGGAACATCATTTTTTCCCGAGGACAGAAAAATGTCATATTCTTCCGAGAATCTTTCATTAAAAGGGTCACTGGATTTTGAGGCAGGACAAAAAGGGGAAGGCGAGCTTTTTGCAGGAACCGGTCAGGGAGATAAATTAAACCCTTTTTCAATGTCGTCCGGGGATGATGAAGGAGAGGAAAACAGCTTTGATTTTGGCGGGACAATAGGAAAAAGGGGGGTCCGGAGCAAGCCTAAAGAGAAGCCTAATCCTGAGGTTGATAAGGAAGTTACAATAATGCTGAAATTCTGGGTAACGCCGCTTGGACAGGTGTTTGACGTGGTCCCGGAAAAAAAAGGCGACGCGTATCTTGAAAAGACAGCGATTAATTATCTTCGTAAATGGACTTTTGACCCCTTGCCTTCAAATGTTTCACAGGAAAACCAATGGGGAATTATCCCTGTCCGATTTAGAAAAAAATGA